In Pectobacterium aroidearum, the following are encoded in one genomic region:
- a CDS encoding aldo/keto reductase: MQQRKLGANGPLVSAIGLGCMGMSDFYSTAQDEKESIATLHRALELGVTLLDTADMYGPHTNEQLLGKAIKGKREQVFLATKFGIIRDPANPNARGICGKPDYIRRSVEGSLTRLGTDVIDLYYQHRIDPTVPIEETVGTLAELVQEGKIRYIGLSEASVTTLERAHRVHPITALQSEYSLWTRDMEADILPTCERLGIGFVPYSPLGRGFLTGAIRSPDDLAADDFRRTNPRFSGENFGKNLLLVEKINQLAQEKQVTPSQLALAWVLAQGEHIVPIPGTKRRRYLEENVAALEVTLTQEELAAIDAIFPPDAAAGERYGKESMAALNQ, from the coding sequence ATGCAACAGCGCAAATTAGGTGCGAACGGTCCACTGGTGTCAGCGATTGGGCTAGGCTGCATGGGGATGAGTGATTTCTACTCCACTGCGCAGGATGAAAAAGAATCCATCGCCACGTTGCATCGCGCACTGGAGTTGGGCGTCACACTGCTGGATACCGCCGATATGTATGGCCCCCATACTAATGAGCAGCTTCTCGGAAAAGCGATAAAAGGCAAGCGCGAACAGGTCTTTCTGGCGACTAAATTCGGCATCATCCGCGACCCGGCGAACCCCAACGCACGCGGTATCTGCGGTAAACCGGACTACATCCGCCGTTCGGTAGAAGGCAGCCTGACGCGCCTTGGTACGGACGTTATCGATCTTTACTATCAGCACCGTATCGACCCGACGGTTCCCATTGAAGAGACGGTCGGCACACTGGCCGAGCTGGTTCAGGAAGGCAAGATTCGCTATATCGGCCTGAGTGAAGCTTCTGTCACCACGCTGGAACGCGCACACCGCGTACACCCCATTACGGCGTTACAGAGCGAATATTCACTGTGGACGCGCGATATGGAAGCCGACATTCTGCCCACCTGTGAACGTCTGGGGATCGGATTTGTGCCTTACAGCCCGCTGGGGCGCGGCTTCCTGACCGGTGCGATTCGCAGTCCGGACGATCTGGCCGCCGACGATTTCCGTCGTACCAATCCACGTTTCTCGGGGGAAAATTTCGGCAAGAATCTGCTGCTGGTCGAGAAAATTAACCAACTGGCGCAGGAAAAGCAGGTGACGCCATCACAGTTAGCACTGGCGTGGGTACTGGCACAGGGCGAGCATATCGTGCCGATTCCGGGCACCAAACGCCGCCGCTATCTGGAAGAGAACGTCGCGGCGCTGGAGGTCACACTGACGCAAGAGGAACTGGCCGCCATTGATGCTATCTTCCCGCCCGATGCCGCAGCAGGTGAACGCTACGGCAAGGAGAGTATGGCAGCCCTTAATCAGTAA
- a CDS encoding LysR family transcriptional regulator has protein sequence MDHIQSMRVFVRIVELGSFSRAAERLALPRATVSNTIKQLEGRLGVRLLQRTTRQVQITDEGRVYYERCLQLLAEIEEIDTLFTQQKQQPVGKVRVDMPHSLARDIVVPALGDFYARYPQVTLMLSANDAAINVLREGVDCVLRAWQTDDETLATRHLPSMPQITCASADYLARYGVPRSLDDLSGHHMVGYFSLRTEYLYPLEFMSGDECITRMLPSILQVNGADAYIASACAGLGIIQAPRRGLRPFLESGELVEILPEIPPPAMPLYVMYAPGRFLAPRIRVFIEWLDELFTHSAAAR, from the coding sequence ATGGATCATATTCAGTCGATGCGGGTTTTTGTGCGTATTGTCGAACTGGGCAGCTTCAGTCGTGCAGCGGAACGGCTGGCGCTACCGCGTGCGACGGTGAGCAATACCATCAAGCAGCTTGAAGGGCGGTTAGGAGTACGTTTGCTGCAACGTACGACCCGCCAGGTGCAGATCACCGATGAAGGGCGCGTTTATTATGAGCGCTGTCTGCAACTGCTCGCGGAAATTGAAGAGATCGACACGCTGTTCACGCAGCAAAAGCAGCAGCCGGTTGGGAAAGTGCGGGTGGATATGCCGCATTCGCTGGCGCGAGACATTGTTGTTCCGGCGCTTGGGGACTTTTATGCGCGTTATCCGCAGGTGACGTTGATGCTAAGCGCCAACGATGCGGCGATTAATGTGCTGCGTGAGGGCGTCGACTGTGTGCTGAGAGCTTGGCAGACGGACGACGAGACGCTGGCGACCCGCCATTTGCCGTCAATGCCGCAGATTACCTGTGCGTCGGCCGATTATCTGGCGCGATACGGCGTGCCACGTTCGCTTGATGACCTGTCTGGGCATCATATGGTCGGCTATTTCTCTCTGCGTACTGAATATCTTTATCCGCTGGAATTCATGTCGGGCGATGAGTGTATTACGCGTATGTTGCCCAGTATTTTACAGGTGAACGGCGCTGATGCCTATATCGCCAGCGCATGTGCGGGGCTGGGGATTATTCAGGCGCCGCGTCGCGGCCTGCGCCCGTTTCTGGAAAGCGGCGAACTGGTGGAGATCCTGCCGGAAATACCGCCGCCCGCGATGCCGCTTTACGTGATGTATGCGCCCGGTCGTTTTCTCGCGCCGCGGATTCGGGTGTTTATAGAATGGCTCGATGAACTCTTTACGCACAGCGCTGCCGCGAGATGA
- the rsmC gene encoding 16S rRNA (guanine(1207)-N(2))-methyltransferase RsmC, with product MSALTPASEVILRHSDEFLSRRVLFAGDLQDTLPAQFEAASVRVHCNQYHHWQQMTKPLGENAQFGLVADAALVADSDTLIYYWPKSKQEAEFQLRNLLSLLPVGAEIFVVGENRSGVRSAETVLSDFVELVKIDSARRCGLYHGRIDKQSSFTLDDWWDEYVTDGVIVKTLPGVFSRDDLDPGSRLLLSTFEPHMKGKVLDIACGAGVLASVLAKQSPKIRLTLSDVSAAAVESSKATLAANALEGEVIASNVYSDINGRFDMIVSNPPFHDGLQTSLQAAEMLIRGAVTHLPIGGQLRIVANAFLPYPALLDAAFGSHEVLAQTGRFKVYQATVGRPPRTGKGRR from the coding sequence ATGTCCGCATTAACCCCCGCCAGTGAAGTTATACTGCGCCATAGCGATGAATTTCTCTCACGCCGCGTTCTGTTTGCCGGTGATTTGCAGGATACCCTGCCTGCGCAATTTGAGGCGGCGTCAGTGCGTGTCCATTGCAACCAATATCACCACTGGCAGCAGATGACAAAGCCGCTTGGCGAGAATGCGCAATTCGGTCTGGTGGCGGATGCGGCGCTGGTGGCGGATAGCGACACGCTGATTTATTACTGGCCGAAAAGCAAACAGGAAGCGGAATTCCAGCTGCGTAATCTGTTGTCCCTGCTGCCGGTCGGCGCGGAAATCTTCGTGGTTGGGGAAAACCGCAGCGGCGTGCGCAGCGCCGAAACCGTGCTGTCTGACTTCGTTGAGCTGGTGAAAATCGACAGTGCGCGTCGCTGTGGGCTTTACCACGGTCGAATTGATAAGCAGTCCAGCTTCACGCTGGATGACTGGTGGGATGAGTATGTGACGGATGGCGTGATCGTCAAAACGCTTCCGGGCGTCTTCAGCCGTGATGATCTGGATCCGGGCAGTCGACTGCTGCTGTCTACGTTTGAGCCGCACATGAAAGGCAAAGTGCTGGATATCGCCTGCGGTGCGGGCGTGCTGGCATCGGTACTGGCGAAACAGTCGCCGAAAATCCGTCTGACGCTGAGCGATGTCAGCGCGGCGGCGGTGGAGTCCAGCAAAGCTACGCTGGCGGCGAATGCGTTGGAAGGCGAGGTGATTGCGAGCAACGTCTATTCCGACATTAATGGCCGCTTCGATATGATCGTCTCCAATCCGCCATTCCACGACGGCTTACAGACCAGTCTGCAAGCCGCGGAAATGCTGATTCGTGGCGCGGTGACCCATCTGCCGATTGGCGGGCAGTTGCGCATCGTCGCTAACGCCTTCCTGCCGTATCCCGCGCTGTTAGATGCCGCATTTGGCAGTCATGAAGTGCTGGCGCAGACCGGGCGCTTCAAAGTGTATCAGGCCACCGTGGGTCGTCCGCCGCGCACAGGTAAAGGCCGTCGGTAA